In Entomomonas moraniae, one DNA window encodes the following:
- the folE gene encoding GTP cyclohydrolase I FolE encodes MSLQQHYTAILQELGENPSREGLLDTPKRAAKAMQYLCKGYQQTLEEVVGDALFTSDNSEIVLVKDIELYSLCEHHMLPFIGKAHVAYLPNGKVLGLSKIARIVDMYARRLQIQENLTHQIADAIEEITGALGVAVVIEAKHMCMMMRGVEKQNSTMITSVMLGAFREKATTRAEFLSLIK; translated from the coding sequence ATGTCTTTGCAACAACATTACACCGCTATCTTACAAGAACTTGGAGAAAACCCTAGTCGAGAAGGATTACTGGATACGCCTAAGCGAGCTGCTAAAGCAATGCAATACCTTTGCAAAGGGTATCAACAAACACTTGAAGAAGTAGTGGGTGATGCTCTTTTTACATCAGATAATAGTGAAATAGTACTAGTAAAAGACATTGAACTGTACTCTCTTTGTGAGCATCACATGCTCCCTTTTATTGGGAAGGCTCATGTTGCCTATCTTCCTAATGGTAAAGTATTGGGACTATCTAAAATAGCACGCATTGTAGATATGTATGCCAGACGTTTACAAATTCAAGAAAATTTAACACATCAAATAGCTGATGCTATAGAAGAGATTACAGGTGCACTAGGCGTAGCCGTAGTAATAGAGGCTAAGCATATGTGTATGATGATGCGAGGAGTAGAGAAACAAAACTCAACCATGATCACTTCTGTGATGCTTGGTGCTTTCCGCGAAAAGGCAACAACTCGTGCTGAGTTTCTTAGTTTAATAAAATAA
- a CDS encoding DUF4123 domain-containing protein, with translation MNNPANLPVNPIKNSQLYSYAIVDCAQLEDDFYAIFIQQYAQYATNTTQSTQIESLFKGTLDEPSAKAGPVLIKLDITQDSPLRQKLLRLEQQSPAVLWLWTKLDFYHLAERTLKPLLYGQLEDQSEVLIRYYDPRCTENLCKLFKEDPTTAKLINQISAWAYQEDGEYRYLIT, from the coding sequence ATGAACAACCCAGCTAATCTCCCCGTCAACCCTATTAAAAACAGCCAGCTTTACAGCTACGCCATTGTTGATTGTGCACAGCTTGAAGATGACTTTTATGCCATATTTATCCAACAATACGCACAATATGCAACCAATACAACCCAATCAACTCAAATAGAATCCCTGTTCAAAGGCACATTGGATGAACCTTCCGCCAAAGCAGGACCTGTACTCATAAAGCTCGACATCACCCAAGACAGTCCACTGCGCCAAAAACTACTCCGTCTAGAACAACAATCTCCGGCGGTACTGTGGCTATGGACCAAACTCGACTTTTACCATCTGGCTGAACGAACGTTAAAACCACTGCTGTATGGCCAACTCGAAGACCAGAGTGAAGTATTGATTCGTTACTACGACCCACGCTGTACTGAAAACCTGTGCAAACTCTTTAAAGAAGACCCCACAACTGCAAAGCTTATTAACCAAATCAGTGCGTGGGCTTACCAAGAAGATGGAGAATATCGCTATTTAATCACCTGA
- a CDS encoding MFS transporter: protein MMTEKKLSPWFVLLLSIATGVSVASNNYAQPLLHTISNDLHITTSSTGIIITVAQLSYAAGLLLLVPLGDLIERRLLIVSMSFISMLGLIICAFSQNMTWLLIGTGIAGFFSVVAQVIIPFAASLANNKERGKVVGFIMSGLLLGILLARTAAGICSYFGNWRTIYIVAAIILFIIILLLFKTLPRYPAPIKMRYYQLIASTIGQFKKYPLLILYSLLGALNFAIFSLFWTPIALLLGGSDYQYSDLTIGLFGLFGAAGALIAPYAGKLADKNKSNLVITLGLTLLMLSWLPIGFVHISIILLIIGVITLDLAVQATHVTSMNQVYKIDQNSRNRLNACYMLFYFIGGATASFSSTWLFAHYGWFGVSIAGASIALIALTIWLIFYPKQSEEQTYE from the coding sequence ATGATGACAGAAAAAAAACTTTCTCCGTGGTTCGTACTTTTACTTTCAATTGCAACAGGCGTTAGCGTAGCAAGTAATAATTATGCACAACCTCTTTTACATACAATAAGTAATGATTTACACATTACAACCAGTAGCACAGGGATTATTATTACTGTTGCTCAACTTTCTTATGCAGCAGGTTTACTCTTGTTGGTCCCTTTAGGCGATCTCATTGAGAGACGCTTACTTATTGTCAGCATGTCTTTTATTTCGATGTTAGGCCTTATTATCTGTGCTTTCTCTCAGAATATGACTTGGTTACTTATTGGTACTGGAATCGCTGGTTTCTTTTCTGTCGTTGCGCAGGTTATTATCCCCTTTGCAGCGAGCCTTGCCAACAATAAAGAAAGAGGGAAAGTTGTTGGTTTCATCATGAGTGGTCTACTCTTAGGTATTTTGCTTGCACGTACCGCTGCTGGGATCTGTTCTTATTTTGGGAACTGGCGGACTATTTATATCGTTGCGGCCATAATTTTATTTATTATTATTCTATTATTATTCAAAACACTTCCCCGCTATCCGGCACCGATTAAGATGAGATATTACCAACTCATTGCTTCAACTATTGGTCAATTTAAAAAATATCCGCTATTAATTTTATATAGCCTATTGGGGGCTTTAAACTTTGCTATTTTTAGCCTATTTTGGACACCTATCGCTCTTTTACTGGGAGGCTCCGATTACCAATACAGTGATTTGACCATTGGTCTCTTTGGATTATTTGGCGCAGCAGGAGCCTTGATTGCCCCCTATGCGGGGAAACTAGCGGATAAAAATAAAAGTAATTTAGTTATCACATTGGGGTTAACTCTATTAATGTTATCTTGGTTACCCATAGGTTTTGTACATATTTCTATTATTTTGTTAATTATTGGTGTTATCACGTTGGATTTAGCCGTACAAGCGACACATGTCACCTCCATGAACCAAGTTTATAAAATAGACCAAAACTCAAGAAATCGCTTAAATGCTTGTTATATGTTATTTTATTTTATTGGTGGTGCAACTGCATCATTTAGCTCGACATGGCTATTTGCCCACTATGGTTGGTTTGGGGTTTCTATCGCGGGAGCCTCAATTGCCCTCATTGCTTTAACCATTTGGCTTATCTTTTATCCAAAACAAAGTGAAGAGCAAACTTATGAATAA
- a CDS encoding NAD-dependent epimerase/dehydratase family protein: protein MNKSVLIIGCGDLGTRLGIDMVDEGWSVYGMRRNVSQLPKKIKGISIDLYQTDMPQNWPKQPIDYIVFCVAPNRDDHFDYDRLYCNGLKNVLHWLNQSKQQPKHLFVISSTAVYDQDDGEWVDENSSATPSSSQGKSMLAMEQLAFTSNISSTSVRLSGIYGPGRTYLINQAKQGIFYPAQPLLYTNRIYISDATNLIHKLVNYHQAGHSLSNYYIGVDDAPSSIQEVLTWLQTKLGVFELHTELTQRRAGSKKLSNKLARSIGWQPEYLSYKEGYTTLLKDLI, encoded by the coding sequence ATGAATAAATCAGTTCTAATTATTGGCTGTGGAGATTTAGGAACACGACTTGGCATCGATATGGTCGATGAAGGTTGGTCTGTGTATGGCATGAGAAGAAATGTTAGTCAACTTCCCAAAAAAATCAAAGGCATTTCTATTGATCTTTACCAAACGGACATGCCACAAAATTGGCCTAAACAACCTATAGACTATATTGTTTTTTGTGTCGCCCCTAATAGAGACGACCACTTTGATTATGATCGTCTCTACTGTAATGGTCTTAAAAATGTACTGCATTGGTTAAATCAATCAAAACAACAACCTAAGCATTTATTTGTTATCTCTAGTACAGCCGTTTATGACCAAGATGATGGAGAATGGGTCGATGAGAATAGCTCCGCCACCCCATCAAGCAGTCAAGGAAAGAGCATGCTAGCAATGGAGCAGCTTGCTTTCACCAGTAATATCTCATCAACCAGTGTCCGTTTGTCTGGCATTTATGGGCCGGGGCGAACTTATTTAATCAATCAAGCTAAGCAGGGAATTTTCTACCCTGCTCAACCACTGCTTTATACTAATAGAATTTATATCAGTGATGCGACCAACTTGATACATAAACTTGTTAATTATCATCAAGCTGGCCACTCTCTAAGTAACTACTATATTGGTGTAGATGATGCTCCATCTTCTATTCAAGAGGTATTAACTTGGCTACAAACAAAATTAGGGGTATTTGAACTCCATACAGAGCTGACTCAACGACGTGCAGGAAGTAAAAAACTCAGTAATAAACTAGCAAGGTCTATAGGTTGGCAACCAGAGTATCTTAGTTACAAAGAAGGCTATACAACACTTTTAAAAGATTTAATTTAA
- a CDS encoding dicarboxylate/amino acid:cation symporter yields MMQKKPIYKSLYFQVIVAIVLGIILGHFSPTIIDAATNTVTKVGWGEAMKPLGDGFIKLIKMVIAPIIFCTVVSGIAGMESMKSVGKTGGIAILYFEIVSTVALFIGLIIVNIVQPGVGMNVDASTLDIKGVQQYIGKEQSTIEFIMHIIPNTVVGAFASGEILQVLFFAVLFGFALHRLGPYGKQLLNLIDQIAHAMFNVVNMIMKLAPIGAFGAMAFTIGRYGISTLWQLGQLMLCFYATCLVFIFFVLGAIARYNGFSISKLIRLIREELLIVLGTSSSESVLPRMLKKMELAGCHKSVVGLVIPTGYSFNLDGTSIYLTMAAIFVAQATNTPLDLTNQITLLLVLLLSSKGAAAVTGGGFIVLAATLSAVGHIPVAGIALILGIDRFMSEARALTNLIGNALATVVVAKYCGQLDTGKLNNALNNPSDIDQLMLSATR; encoded by the coding sequence ATTATGCAGAAAAAACCGATCTATAAATCTTTGTATTTTCAGGTTATTGTCGCCATTGTTTTAGGAATTATATTAGGACATTTTTCACCTACAATCATTGATGCTGCAACAAATACAGTAACCAAAGTAGGTTGGGGAGAGGCAATGAAGCCTTTAGGGGATGGTTTCATTAAGTTAATTAAAATGGTTATTGCCCCCATTATTTTCTGTACTGTTGTTAGTGGGATTGCTGGTATGGAAAGTATGAAATCTGTTGGGAAAACTGGTGGTATAGCAATTTTATACTTTGAAATTGTTTCAACGGTTGCTTTATTTATTGGTCTTATTATTGTTAATATTGTTCAACCTGGTGTTGGTATGAACGTGGATGCCTCTACTTTAGATATTAAAGGTGTTCAACAGTATATAGGTAAAGAGCAAAGTACTATTGAGTTCATCATGCATATTATCCCTAATACAGTAGTGGGTGCATTTGCTAGTGGTGAAATCTTGCAAGTTTTGTTCTTTGCAGTTTTATTTGGTTTTGCTCTTCATCGATTAGGGCCTTATGGTAAACAATTATTAAACTTAATTGATCAAATTGCTCATGCTATGTTTAATGTTGTTAATATGATTATGAAACTAGCGCCTATTGGTGCTTTCGGTGCGATGGCATTTACCATTGGTCGTTATGGTATTAGCACTTTATGGCAATTAGGCCAGCTAATGCTTTGTTTTTATGCTACATGTCTTGTTTTCATCTTCTTCGTTTTAGGTGCTATTGCTCGTTATAACGGATTTAGTATTTCTAAACTGATTCGTCTTATTAGAGAAGAGTTATTGATTGTATTAGGAACCTCATCATCTGAGTCTGTACTTCCACGGATGTTAAAGAAAATGGAGCTTGCAGGATGTCATAAGTCAGTAGTTGGTTTGGTTATTCCAACGGGGTATTCATTTAACTTAGATGGTACCTCCATTTATTTGACAATGGCTGCTATTTTCGTTGCCCAAGCAACGAATACACCTCTTGACCTTACGAATCAAATCACCTTATTATTGGTTTTATTGTTGTCATCGAAAGGGGCTGCGGCCGTAACAGGGGGAGGATTCATTGTACTGGCAGCTACCTTGTCAGCCGTTGGTCATATCCCTGTGGCTGGAATTGCATTAATTTTGGGTATTGACCGCTTCATGTCTGAAGCTCGTGCTTTAACTAATTTAATTGGTAATGCGCTTGCAACAGTGGTAGTGGCAAAATATTGTGGACAATTAGACACAGGTAAATTAAACAATGCACTAAATAACCCATCAGATATAGATCAGCTCATGCTTTCAGCGACGCGATAA